The segment ATTTTTGTGCTGTATAGGAATTTCAAACAGTTAGTTCCTCCCCCCTGTCTGCGTGCTGTTGCACAGCACAGGCAGGGAGGTTAGGTGGGGGTGAAAGGAACAATCTGTGATCACCCTCCCTTAATCCCTCCCGTCAAGGGAGGGAAAATGTGTTTTTTAGTCGTCGAAGGCCTAATTTAATTAAGCCGGTTAAAGAGTTTGTTTATGGTACATGTTTGTATTGGTTTGGGATCAAATATGGGAGACAGGGCGGGTAATTTGCTGTCTGCCTGCGACCGTATTCGCGCACTGAAAGAGGTGCAATTTTTAAAACTTTCGAAGTTTTATGAAACGCTACCGGCAGGCGGGCCCCCCCAACCACGGTTTTTGAATGCCGCATTAAGCATGAGGACATCATTGTTGCCTTTCCAATTATTAGAGCATGTCCAGCATATTGAGATGTCTATGGGAAGGATACGTACCATAAGATGGGGACCCAGGAATATTGATATCGATATTTTACTCTATGGTGATCAGGTTGTAGAAGACGATCAATTGAAGATACCACACCCCTTCCTGCATATACGTTCGTTTGTGTTAGAGCCTCTCGCCGAAATTGACCCCCACATTGTTCATCCGGTTTTAAAGAAAACAATTTTTGAATTATATAAAGAACTTCAACAGAGCAAACTATAATGTAAGAGAAGGGATATATGTTATCAAGATTAGATAGTTATATTCTTCGGGCATTTATTCCCATGTTCTTCCTGTGCCTCCTTATTATTTCGGGGATATACGTGATCATAGATCTTCTTCAGAAATTAGGAGATTTTCTGGATATGGGAGGCAGGGCTTTTAGTACAGGTGTAGAATATTATTTCTATCTCTTCCCTGTGTTGATTTTCCAGTTTTTTCCTGTCATAACCCTGGTAGCAGTCAGCATTGTGCTTGTAAGGATGTCTAAAAACAAAGAAATACTGGCAATGCAGGTTGCCGGTATATCGTTATACAGGGTCTTACTCCCCATTTTTATTGTTGCTGTATTTCTTGCTTTTGCATCTTTTGGAAACCAGGAGTGGGTTATTCCACGATTTGCTGAAAGGCTGGAGACAATACAGCAGACTGCGTTCAGTAATAATATCCGAAGAAATCTCCTCCTGGAGGATAATGAAAACAATACCCTGATGCGTATTTGGAGATATGATACTAATTCACAGCAAATCCAATCGGTATTTATCCTGGCAAGATATGAAAATAAAAGAAAAAAGTTTACCATCCATGCAGATGAGGGGAGGTGGCTTGGGGATAATACATGGTCGCTTACCGGCATTGTGAAGCACCGTTATGATGAAAACGGGAAATGGATTGCACCTATACAGCGAATGGACAGTATGGAGTTTAATTCCTCGATTTCTCCTTCTGAATTAGGAAAGGTAAAATTGGACCCCAGCCTTTTCAGTCTTGAGCAGTTAAGAGAGTTGTGCAGAAATGAGCCTGAAAATCCAAGGAATAGCGTATTGTTTCATTCCAGGATTGCTTATACCCTTATTCACTTTGTGTTGCTTTTATTAGGCATACCACTGGTAGTCGGGTTTGAGCGTTTACCAAGAAATCTGGTCCTGCGTATTGGTTTGTGTGTTCTTGCATGGGGTATTTTTTATGCAGTATCTTTTATCTGCTCCAATCTTGGCAACTCTGGGTTGTTGCCTCCTGTAGTAGCTGCATGGTTACCTGTTATTCTTTTTGGATCTGTAGGATTGCTTTTTTTTGATATGATGAAGATGTAAGATGATTGCGGGCGGTTATTATCATGCATTTTTAGATCTCTTTTACCCCCGGACATGCCTTCATTGTGACCGGAATTTAAATAATTCTTTTGAATTTTATATTTGTTGCTGGTGCAAAAAACAGATACCGTATATAAATGATCCCCAATGTATACGTTGTGGCGCTGTTCTGGGACCTTATGCGGGAGTAACTACGGAAAAAGGTTGTATGGTGTGCAGGGGAAAACACCTTTATATTGATACCACGACTTCGGTTGCGTATTACGAAGGGGTTATTAAGACGTTGGTCCACATGTTTAAATATGCCAGACAGACATTTTTATCCGGTATCTTATATGATATAATACTTCAGAAGAAAAAATTGTATGAAATTGTTCCTGATATTGATATTATAATACCTGTGCCTCTTTTTTGGTTAAAAAAAATATATCGTGGTTTTAACCAATCCGAACTGTTGTCCCAGGGGATTCAAAGGCAATTTTCAAAACCACTGTCGTCAAACAATCTCTGCCGCATAAAAAATACAGAGTCACAGACACAGTTATCAAAAAGCCAGCGGCAGAAAAACATAGCTAATGCATTTTATGTTAAATGTCCTGAACTGTTAACTGGCAAAAAGATTTTACTGGTAGATGATGTACTCACAACAGGAGTTACCGTTATGGAATGTTCAAAAAAACTGAAGGAAGCAGGTGCAAAATCTATCCATTTGTTTATTCTGGCAATTCCAAGGTTATAACGTCATTGTTTAAAGTAGAGCTTTAATTTCCTTGACTGATGTTTTTTAATAAGTACAATAAAATATTTAAAATTTTTATTATACCTTTGTAGAATAAAATTTGTGAAGGGGGCAGTATAGATGACAGATGGGTTGCTGAGAGGGGGAGCGGCATAATGCAAAATAATCCTATGGGAGGAATTTATACAATGAAATTAACTGACTTTGTTGTAGAAGATGCTATTATTACAGAACTGAATGCTTCAGACAAAGAGGGTGTAATTAGAGAAATGGTATGTTCTTTAAGAGACGCAAAAAAGATCAACAACAAGGATGTTGAAACGGTCGTTAAATCACTGCTGAAAAGAGAAGAACTTGGCAGCACTGGCATAGGGAAGGGTGTTGCCGTTCCTCATACAAAACATGATTGTACCGGAAAGATTATTGGAACAATTGCACGGTCATCCGCCGGTGTTGACTTTAACGCCCTGGACGGTGAGCCTGTGTATCTCTTCTTTTTGTTGCTTTCCCCTAACGATTCGGCGGGTTCCCACCTTGCCGCCCTGGAGAGGATATCTACTATTATAAGGGACAGCGATTTCCGTCGTTTTATGCGCGAAGCGAATGGTAAAGAAGGAATGATTGATATATTAAGGGAAGTTGACGGCATACAGGTCTGATCTGCGAGAACCGGACACTTGAAAAACGCATTCCCTTGTAAGCAATCCAAAAAATTCAAATCTGAAAATACAGTTTAAATATATCTTAATGATTATTGTTAAAAAGTAGCAAGCTAACATACCATGGATATACACATTTTAAATTCTAAATTCCTGGAAAGAAAACTAAAAATTACCAATACCAACGGGTTACATGCCCGGCCTGCTACGAAATTTGCAGAAATTGCAAATAAATATAGTTCTGAGATCCGGGTAAAAGCAAAAAACAAAGATGTTGACGGGAAAAGTGTTATAGAACTTTTGACCCTCGGTGCTGAAAATGAGACAGAGATACTCATTAGTGCAAAGGGAACCGATGCGGCTGAAGCGCTGGATGCTTTAGAAGGACTTGTGAAAAACAAGTTTGAAGAAGAATTTATGGAAATTAGAAAAGGGATTGCTGTTTCTCCCGGAGTCGCTATCTCTGAAGCCTTTGTGTTTGAGAGTGAAGGATTTCGCATTCCCCGCCATATTATAAAAAAAGAAGAAGTTGAAGCCGAAATACAAAGATTTGAAAGAGCTATGGAAGATTCAAAAAGAGAGATTCAGTATCTGGAGGAAAAAGTTTCTGAAAATTTAGGTTCTGAAATCGGATCGATTTTTGGTACACACCGGATGGTACTCCAGGACGCACGGTTAAAGAATGAGGTTATTGAGAAGATCAGGAAGACTAATTTTACCCCTGAATTTGCGGTATCCTTGGCTTTGCGTGTTTACATCAGAAAATTCCGGGATGTGAATGATGCCTATCTTGCAGAAAGGGTAAGTGATATATTTGATGTTGAGCGGAGGCTCTTGAAGAATCTATTAGGCGAAAAAAGAGAAGAGTTAAAGAATTTAGCCCAGGAAGTTATCCTTATAGCGCACGACCTTTCCCCTTCTCAAACAGCTTCACTCGATACAGAAAAGGTGAAGGGATTTGCTACCGATGTGGGCGGGAGGACATCCCATTCCGCCATCGTTGCCCGAGCATTAGGAATACCGGCCGTTGTAGGGTTAGGAACAATTACCTCAGATATCTTTGGCGGCGATATGATAATCGTAGACGGCAACAGAGGTCTGGTTATTGCCAGACCTGATGAGGAAACACTTTCAACATACCAGCACAAGGTCAGGAGTATCCATGTCTTTGAGGAAAAACTAGCTATTGAACTGAAAGATCAGCCTTCCACAACAAGCGACGGGAAACATATTTCGATTTACGGGAACATTGAATTTCCAAAAGAAATTAATGTAAATATCAGGCATGGTGCGGAAGGGGTTGGTCTCTATAGAACAGAATTTCTGTATTTAGGTTCTCCCACCCCTCCTTCAGAAGAAGAGCATTTTGAAGCGTATACTACCGTCATAAGGGAGCTGAATGATAAACCTATCATCATCAGAACGCTTGACCTGGGCGCTGATAAGTTTGATCAGTTTGATGACAGAAAAGAGGGTAATCCCTTCCTGGGATGCCGCTCAATCCGTTATTGTTTTGAGAACCCTAATATATTTAAAATACAGCTCAGGGCAATTCTGAGAGCCTCGATCTTTGGCAATATGAAAATTTTATTTCCCCTGATTTCCTCTCTTCAGGAATTGCGGCAGGCAAAACAGATGGTTTGGGATGCGATGGAAGATCTCGAT is part of the Candidatus Jettenia sp. AMX2 genome and harbors:
- the folK gene encoding 2-amino-4-hydroxy-6-hydroxymethyldihydropteridine diphosphokinase; protein product: MVHVCIGLGSNMGDRAGNLLSACDRIRALKEVQFLKLSKFYETLPAGGPPQPRFLNAALSMRTSLLPFQLLEHVQHIEMSMGRIRTIRWGPRNIDIDILLYGDQVVEDDQLKIPHPFLHIRSFVLEPLAEIDPHIVHPVLKKTIFELYKELQQSKL
- a CDS encoding LptF/LptG family permease, whose amino-acid sequence is MLSRLDSYILRAFIPMFFLCLLIISGIYVIIDLLQKLGDFLDMGGRAFSTGVEYYFYLFPVLIFQFFPVITLVAVSIVLVRMSKNKEILAMQVAGISLYRVLLPIFIVAVFLAFASFGNQEWVIPRFAERLETIQQTAFSNNIRRNLLLEDNENNTLMRIWRYDTNSQQIQSVFILARYENKRKKFTIHADEGRWLGDNTWSLTGIVKHRYDENGKWIAPIQRMDSMEFNSSISPSELGKVKLDPSLFSLEQLRELCRNEPENPRNSVLFHSRIAYTLIHFVLLLLGIPLVVGFERLPRNLVLRIGLCVLAWGIFYAVSFICSNLGNSGLLPPVVAAWLPVILFGSVGLLFFDMMKM
- a CDS encoding phosphoribosyltransferase family protein translates to MVCRGKHLYIDTTTSVAYYEGVIKTLVHMFKYARQTFLSGILYDIILQKKKLYEIVPDIDIIIPVPLFWLKKIYRGFNQSELLSQGIQRQFSKPLSSNNLCRIKNTESQTQLSKSQRQKNIANAFYVKCPELLTGKKILLVDDVLTTGVTVMECSKKLKEAGAKSIHLFILAIPRL
- a CDS encoding PTS sugar transporter subunit IIA, which encodes MKLTDFVVEDAIITELNASDKEGVIREMVCSLRDAKKINNKDVETVVKSLLKREELGSTGIGKGVAVPHTKHDCTGKIIGTIARSSAGVDFNALDGEPVYLFFLLLSPNDSAGSHLAALERISTIIRDSDFRRFMREANGKEGMIDILREVDGIQV
- the ptsP gene encoding phosphoenolpyruvate--protein phosphotransferase, with amino-acid sequence MDIHILNSKFLERKLKITNTNGLHARPATKFAEIANKYSSEIRVKAKNKDVDGKSVIELLTLGAENETEILISAKGTDAAEALDALEGLVKNKFEEEFMEIRKGIAVSPGVAISEAFVFESEGFRIPRHIIKKEEVEAEIQRFERAMEDSKREIQYLEEKVSENLGSEIGSIFGTHRMVLQDARLKNEVIEKIRKTNFTPEFAVSLALRVYIRKFRDVNDAYLAERVSDIFDVERRLLKNLLGEKREELKNLAQEVILIAHDLSPSQTASLDTEKVKGFATDVGGRTSHSAIVARALGIPAVVGLGTITSDIFGGDMIIVDGNRGLVIARPDEETLSTYQHKVRSIHVFEEKLAIELKDQPSTTSDGKHISIYGNIEFPKEINVNIRHGAEGVGLYRTEFLYLGSPTPPSEEEHFEAYTTVIRELNDKPIIIRTLDLGADKFDQFDDRKEGNPFLGCRSIRYCFENPNIFKIQLRAILRASIFGNMKILFPLISSLQELRQAKQMVWDAMEDLDKEKIPFNKHIQMGVMLEVPASIMIADTLAKECDFFSIGTNDLIQYSLAVDRNNARVAYLYCPVHPAILRFLKIAINAAEEHNIPIGICGEMGSEVEYIVPLIGMGLTQFSVSPATIIPEIKKIVRSITTEKAKEVAEAIYHFDDPEKTVNYLRNIAIEILPEAF